In Sebastes fasciatus isolate fSebFas1 chromosome 15, fSebFas1.pri, whole genome shotgun sequence, a genomic segment contains:
- the kdm1a gene encoding lysine-specific histone demethylase 1A isoform X3, whose amino-acid sequence MDITRCPEKWERPPTSSMMLSSKKSDAGSSSSTSSSTAAAVGGDRVQVSDAQTGPSAPAPGLMDVKKKERSSPSGEPGGAPLPHQAGPGGADPDSAEVRRTSRRKRAKQVEYREMDESLANLSEDEYYSEEERNAKAEKERKQVIPPPPPPPEEENDSEPEEPSGVEGAAFQSRLPHDRMTSQEAACFPDIISGPQQTQKVFLYIRNRTLQLWLDNPKIQLTFEATAQQLEAPYNSDAVLVHRIHSYLERHGLVNFGIYKRVKPLPTKKTGKVIVIGGGVSGLAAARQLQSFGMDVTVLEARDRVGGRVATFRKGNYVADLGAMVVTGLGGNPMAVISKQVNMELAKIKQKCPLYEANGQAGERCTSVPKEKDEMVEQEFNRLLEATSFLSHQLDFNFLNNKPVSLGQALEVVIQLQEKHVKDEQIEHWKKIVKTQEDLRDLLNKMVTTKERVKELHQQYKEASEVKPPRDITAEFLVKSKNRDLTALCKEYDELVEMQVKLEEKLQELEANPPSDVYLSSRDRQILDWHFANLEFANATPLSTLSLKHWDQDDDFEFTGSHLTVRNGYSCVPVALAEGLDIKLNTAVRQVRYTASGCEVIAVNTRSTTQTFIYKCDAVLCTLPLGVLKQQPPAVQFVPPLPEWKTSAIQRMGFGNLNKVVLCFDRVFWDPSVNLFGHVGSTTASRGELFLFWNLYKAPILLALMAGEAAGIMENISDDVIVGRCLAILKGIFGSSAVPQPKETVVTRWRADPWARGSYSYVAAGSSGNDYDLMAQPITPGPAIPGASQPVPRLFFSGEHTIRNYPATVHGALLSGLREAGRIADQFLGAMYTLPRQATPTVASNPQQQAQPTPSV is encoded by the exons ATGGATATTACCAGGTGCCCGGAGAAATGG GAGAGGCCTCCAACATCCTCCATGATGCTTTCTAGCAAGAAGTCAGATGctggctcctcttcctccacctcttctTCGACTGCGGCAGCAGTGGGAGGTGATAGGGTACAGGTTTCTGATGCCCAGACTGGTCCGTCAGCCCCGGCTCCAGGACTTATGGATGTAAAGAAAAAGGAGAGGTCATCCCCTAGTGGGGAACCTGGAGGAGCCCCTTTGCCTCACCAGGCAGGCCCTGGGGGGGCAGACCCAGACTCAGCTGAAGTTCGCAGAACAAGTCGCCGCAAGCGAgcaaaa CAGGTGGAATACCGCGAGATGGACGAAAGCCTGGCCAATCTGTCGGAAGACGAATATTActctgaggaggagaggaatgcCAAGGCAGAGAAGGAAAGGAAGCAGGTCatccctccaccacctccaccgccAGAGGAAGAGAATGACAGTGAACCAGAGGAGCCATCTG gTGTAGAAGGAGCTGCTTTCCAGAGTCGTCTTCCTCATGACCGTATGACCTCCCAGGAGGCCGCCTGCTTCCCTGACATCATCAGCGGTCCCCAGCAAACTCAGAAAGTCTTCCTCTACATCCGCAACCGTACG CTCCAACTGTGGCTGGACAACCCTAAAATCCAGCTGACCTTTGAGGCCACAGCACAGCAGCTTGAAGCTCCATACAACA GTGATGCAGTGCTGGTCCACAGAATACACAGCTACTTAGAAAGGCACGGTCTCGTTAACTTTGGCATTTACAAGAGGGTCAAGCCTTTACCCA CTAAGAAGACCGGGAAGGTTATAGTCATCGGTGGAGGTGTGTCTGGCCTAGCTGCAGCCAGGCAGCTACAGAGCTTCGGGATGGATGTTACAGTATTGGAGGCCAGG GACCGTGTTGGAGGCAGAGTGGCCACATTTAGGAAGGGCAACTATGTCGCTGATCTGGGAGCCATGGTGGTGACGGGGCTGG GAGGGAATCCCATGGCAGTGATCAGCAAGCAGGTTAACATGGAGCTGGCCAAGATCAAACAGAAGTGTCCACTGTATGAAGCCAATGGCCAGGCT GGTGAACGGTGCACAAGT GTGCCAAAAGAAAAAGACGAGATGGTGGAGCAAGAGTTCAACAGACTGCTGGAGGCCACCTCTTTCCTCAGCCACCAGCTGGACTttaacttcctcaacaacaaacCCGTTTCTTTGGGACAGGCCCTGGAGGTGGTCATACA gctgCAGGAGAAGCATGTAAAAGATGAGCAGATAGAACACTGGAAGAAGATTGTAAAGACGCAGGAAGACCTCAGAGATCTTCTTAATAAG ATGGTGACCACGAAGGAACGGGTTAAGGAGCTCCACCAGCAGTATAAAGAGGCCAGCGAAGTCAAACCACCCAGAGATATCACAGCCGAGTTCCTGGTGAAGAGCAAAAACAGAGACCTCACCGCGCTCTGCAAA GAGTACGATGAGTTGGTGGAGATGCAGGTCAAGCTGGAGGAGAAGCTGCAGGAGCTGGAGGCCAATCCACCCAG TGATGTTTACCTGTCATCCAGGGATCGGCAGATCCTCGACTGGCACTTTGCCAACTTGGAGTTTGCCAACGCTACGCCCCTCTCCACCCTTTCTCTCAAGCACTGGGATCAG GATGATGACTTTGAGTTCACTGGCAGCCACCTGACAGTAAGGAATGGTTACTCTTGTGTTCCCGTGGCCCTGGCTGAAGGCTTGGACATCAAACTAAACACAGCTGTGCGGCAGGTCCGGTACACGGCCTCTG GCTGTGAGGTGATAGCAGTCAACACTCGCTCCACGACCCAGACCTTCATCTACAAGTGTGACGCTGTGCTGTGCACCTTGCCTCTCGGCGTGTTGAAGCAGCAGCCCCCCGCTGTGCAGTTTGTTCCCCCTCTGCCCGAGTGGAAGACGTCTGCTATACAGAGGATGGGCTTTGGCAACCTCAACAAG GTGGTGTTGTGTTTTGACCGCGTGTTCTGGGATCCCAGCGTCAACCTGTTTGGTCATGTCGGCTCCACCACGGCAAGTCGGGGCGAACTCTTCCTCTTCTGGAACCTCTACAAAG cCCCGATCCTCCTCGCTCTGATGGCTGGCGAGGCCGCTGGCATCATGGAGAACATCAGTGATGACGTGATTGTCGGACGCTGCCTGGCAATTCTCAAAGGAATATTTGGAAGCAGTGCTGTACCACAG CCAAAAGAAACTGTGGTCACCCGCTGGCGTGCAGACCCATGGGCCCGGGGCTCCTACTCGTACGTCGCAGCAGGTTCTTCGGGTAACGACTATGACCTCATGGCGCAACCCATCACACCTGGCCCTGCTATACCGGGAGCCTCACAG CCCGTCCCCCGTCTCTTCTTCTCTGGGGAGCACACGATCAGGAATTACCCCGCCACAGTTCACGGCGCCCTGCTCAGCGGGCTCCGGGAGGCCGGGCGCATCGCAGATCAGTTCCTGGGTGCCATGTACACGCTTCCCAGACAGGCCACGCCCACGGTCGCCAGCAACCCTCAGCAGCAGGCTCAGCCCACCCCCAGCGTCTGA